From the genome of bacterium, one region includes:
- a CDS encoding response regulator, whose amino-acid sequence MKALVVDDSSATRFIIARMLREIGCSVLEAENGQQALEVLGENADMTFALVDWNMPVMNGFDLVQAIRKQESYEALKLMMVTTETEMTQVVKAMEAGANEYLMKPFTKEMLVDKIALLGIGVSLDAE is encoded by the coding sequence ATGAAAGCACTAGTGGTTGATGACTCAAGCGCAACGCGGTTCATTATAGCGAGAATGCTTCGTGAGATTGGTTGTAGTGTTCTTGAAGCGGAGAATGGACAGCAAGCACTTGAAGTATTGGGCGAAAACGCTGATATGACTTTTGCTCTAGTAGACTGGAACATGCCGGTAATGAATGGATTTGATCTCGTTCAGGCTATTAGAAAGCAGGAGAGCTATGAGGCGTTGAAGTTGATGATGGTAACGACAGAAACTGAGATGACTCAAGTAGTAAAAGCTATGGAAGCAGGTGCCAATGAATATCTCATGAAGCCATTCACGAAAGAGATGTTGGTAGACAAGATCGCGTTACTCGGTATCGGCGTGTCTCTAGATGCAGAGTAA
- a CDS encoding PAS domain-containing protein, producing MATENGQSVNGRGSDAQMSLPKADMGMYAMLEGAPAALMSLDRSLTITFMNDACRELFEQCSEHLPVSVDDLVGSNVAELYGEVPVNTELKNAKKLPFDKTFSFGERTFKATANPLYVRDSGFGGTVWSWVDCTDASAHESELAQMKGIIENAPVNIMIADMDLHIQYMNPASHKTLRSIEQYLPISADQAIGQNIDIFHKNPAHQRELLSNPSNLPYEAHIQIGPETANLLVSPLYNSQGEYVGPMVTWEVITDKIRLQEENEARQEAERVAASELRDKVDQILLVVSAAAQGDLTKEIELKGDDAIGQMANALRGFLGDLRVSIGQIAENSTNLAASSEELNAISEQMSQNADETAQQSQVVSSASQEVSKNVQTVATGTEEMTASIREIATNANEAARVATEAVGLAQNTNEVVGKLGVSSTEIGAVIKVITSIAEQTNLLALNATIEAARAGEAGKGFAVVANEVKELAKETAKATEEISQKIGAIQADTESAVGAIGNISTIIDRINDISNTIASAVEEQTATTNEMSRNVVEASRSSNEITDNISNVAQAAQSTKEGVVSTSEAAGELSRMAAGLQELVGRFQY from the coding sequence ATGGCAACGGAGAACGGACAATCAGTGAATGGAAGAGGATCAGATGCGCAAATGAGCCTTCCTAAGGCAGATATGGGCATGTATGCAATGCTGGAGGGAGCTCCCGCGGCTTTGATGTCTCTTGATCGCTCACTTACTATCACATTTATGAATGATGCATGTCGGGAATTGTTTGAGCAATGCTCCGAACACCTGCCCGTCAGTGTTGATGATTTAGTGGGTTCTAATGTGGCTGAGCTTTATGGTGAAGTGCCAGTCAATACTGAGTTAAAAAATGCCAAAAAACTTCCTTTTGATAAGACATTTTCATTTGGTGAGCGCACATTCAAAGCGACAGCGAATCCTTTGTATGTTCGAGATAGTGGATTTGGCGGAACTGTTTGGTCATGGGTTGACTGCACAGATGCGAGTGCTCATGAGTCAGAACTCGCACAGATGAAAGGCATTATTGAGAATGCGCCAGTAAATATCATGATTGCGGATATGGATCTTCATATTCAATATATGAACCCAGCGTCTCATAAGACTCTTCGTTCTATTGAACAGTATCTCCCTATTTCAGCAGACCAAGCTATTGGACAGAACATAGATATTTTTCACAAAAATCCAGCGCATCAACGTGAATTGCTTAGCAATCCGAGTAATTTGCCGTATGAGGCACATATTCAAATTGGACCTGAGACAGCAAATCTATTGGTAAGCCCGCTTTATAACTCACAAGGTGAGTATGTTGGACCAATGGTTACTTGGGAAGTAATCACTGATAAAATTCGTCTTCAAGAAGAGAATGAGGCTCGACAAGAGGCTGAGCGAGTTGCCGCATCTGAGCTTCGAGACAAAGTTGATCAGATTCTTTTAGTGGTAAGTGCTGCAGCCCAGGGAGACCTGACGAAGGAAATCGAGCTGAAGGGTGACGACGCCATAGGACAAATGGCGAATGCTTTACGTGGATTCCTCGGAGATTTACGAGTCAGTATCGGTCAGATTGCTGAGAACTCGACAAACCTCGCTGCTTCTTCTGAGGAGCTTAATGCTATCAGCGAGCAGATGTCTCAAAATGCTGATGAAACGGCACAGCAATCCCAGGTGGTTTCTTCCGCCTCTCAAGAGGTCTCAAAGAATGTTCAAACTGTTGCCACTGGGACAGAAGAAATGACAGCGAGCATTCGTGAGATTGCAACGAATGCGAACGAAGCTGCTCGTGTCGCGACTGAAGCCGTAGGTCTAGCGCAAAATACAAATGAAGTAGTTGGAAAGCTTGGAGTGAGCAGCACTGAGATTGGGGCTGTGATCAAGGTGATTACTTCGATTGCAGAACAGACCAACTTACTTGCACTCAACGCAACTATTGAGGCTGCTCGTGCTGGTGAAGCAGGTAAAGGGTTTGCTGTGGTTGCTAATGAGGTTAAAGAGCTAGCAAAGGAAACAGCAAAAGCGACCGAAGAAATCAGCCAAAAGATTGGAGCTATTCAAGCTGATACGGAAAGTGCCGTTGGCGCCATCGGAAACATCAGCACTATCATTGATCGAATTAATGATATTTCGAACACAATTGCCAGCGCTGTAGAGGAGCAAACGGCAACAACGAATGAAATGAGCCGAAACGTGGTTGAAGCATCGCGAAGTAGTAATGAGATTACTGACAATATCTCAAACGTCGCTCAAGCAGCTCAGAGCACAAAAGAGGGAGTTGTTAGTACGAGTGAAGCAGCTGGAGAACTATCGCGAATGGCGGCAGGTCTGCAAGAGCTTGTAGGACGATTTCAGTACTAA